A stretch of Elstera cyanobacteriorum DNA encodes these proteins:
- the cueR gene encoding Cu(I)-responsive transcriptional regulator: MIIGQAAAATGVSAKMIRYYESIGLLPAAQRTEAGYRVYSTADLHTLRFIRRARDLGFSMEAIAELLALWRDRSRHSADVKRLAEAQISALTDKIAAMQAMVGTLSHLAQCCHGDARPDCPILEELATSPATPSQMPEPAAARQRPAPSGRK; encoded by the coding sequence ATGATCATCGGGCAAGCTGCGGCGGCGACGGGCGTGTCCGCCAAAATGATCCGCTATTACGAAAGCATTGGTCTCCTCCCGGCGGCCCAGCGGACGGAGGCGGGGTACCGCGTCTATTCCACCGCCGATCTGCACACGCTGCGCTTCATCCGCCGCGCCCGTGACCTTGGCTTTAGTATGGAGGCAATTGCCGAACTGCTGGCGCTGTGGCGCGACCGTTCCCGCCATAGTGCCGATGTGAAGCGGTTGGCGGAGGCGCAGATATCAGCCCTGACCGATAAGATCGCGGCGATGCAGGCGATGGTCGGCACCCTGTCCCACCTCGCCCAGTGCTGCCATGGCGACGCGCGGCCCGATTGCCCGATCTTGGAGGAACTGGCTACATCCCCAGCGACGCCTTCCCAAATGCCAGAACCAGCGGCAGCACGGCAGCGGCCAGCACCGTCTGGGCGGAAATGA
- the efp gene encoding elongation factor P, translated as MKINANELRQGNVIETETGLWAILKANHVSPGKGAAFVQVEMRNLRTGIKRDDKFRSGESVERVRIDEEDFTFLFGDDTALTFMNPETYDQLPVPLELLGDKAGFLQDGMKVQISLYEGTPISVSLPQHVVLELVEADPVVKGQTASSSYKPGKLENGMRIMIPPHVEAGIKVVVATEDCSYVERFKG; from the coding sequence ATGAAAATCAACGCCAACGAACTGCGCCAGGGCAATGTGATCGAGACCGAAACCGGCCTCTGGGCGATTCTGAAGGCCAATCACGTCTCGCCCGGTAAGGGTGCGGCCTTCGTTCAGGTGGAAATGCGCAACCTGCGTACCGGCATTAAGCGCGACGATAAGTTCCGCTCGGGCGAGAGCGTGGAGCGCGTGCGCATCGACGAAGAAGATTTCACCTTCCTGTTCGGCGACGATACGGCGCTGACCTTCATGAACCCGGAAACCTACGACCAATTGCCGGTTCCGCTGGAACTGCTGGGCGATAAGGCCGGCTTTCTGCAGGATGGCATGAAGGTTCAGATTTCGCTGTACGAAGGCACGCCGATCAGCGTTTCCCTGCCGCAGCATGTGGTGCTGGAACTGGTGGAAGCCGATCCGGTGGTGAAGGGCCAGACGGCCTCGTCCTCCTACAAGCCCGGCAAGCTGGAAAACGGCATGCGCATCATGATCCCGCCCCATGTGGAAGCCGGGATCAAAGTTGTGGTTGCGACGGAAGATTGCTCTTACGTCGAACGCTTCAAGGGCTAA
- a CDS encoding UDP-2,3-diacylglucosamine diphosphatase yields the protein MDAEVGITQYRAIWISDIHLGTRGCKADALLDFLKFTDSDYLYLVGDIVDGWRLKRSWFWAQSHNDVVQKMLRKARKGTKVIYIPGNHDEALRDYCDMQFGGVTVLDEAVHVTATGKRLLVIHGDQFDGVIRYAKWLAYLGDWAYNVVLSVNHWFNVARHKLGFSYWSLSQYLKQRVKNAVEYISRFEDALAEEAKRRNFDGIVCGHIHHAEMRDIQGVLYCNDGDWVESCTALVEHFDGRLEILHWAEMRQLFGWHPGRQPVASTANLMAR from the coding sequence ATGGACGCAGAAGTTGGCATTACCCAGTACCGGGCCATTTGGATCTCGGACATTCACCTTGGCACACGCGGCTGCAAGGCCGATGCGCTGTTGGATTTTTTGAAGTTCACCGACTCCGATTACCTCTATCTCGTCGGTGATATTGTCGATGGTTGGCGGCTAAAACGCTCGTGGTTTTGGGCGCAGAGCCATAATGACGTGGTGCAGAAGATGCTGCGCAAGGCGCGCAAGGGCACCAAGGTCATCTATATTCCGGGCAATCATGACGAGGCGCTGCGCGATTATTGCGACATGCAGTTCGGCGGCGTCACGGTGCTGGACGAGGCGGTGCATGTGACCGCGACCGGAAAGCGGCTGCTGGTTATTCACGGCGATCAGTTCGACGGAGTGATCCGCTACGCCAAGTGGCTCGCCTACTTAGGCGACTGGGCTTATAACGTCGTGCTCAGCGTCAATCATTGGTTCAATGTCGCCCGGCACAAACTGGGCTTCTCCTATTGGTCGCTGTCGCAGTACCTGAAGCAGCGCGTAAAAAACGCCGTTGAATATATCTCCCGCTTCGAAGACGCGCTGGCCGAAGAGGCCAAACGCCGGAACTTCGACGGCATCGTCTGCGGTCACATTCACCACGCCGAAATGCGCGACATTCAGGGCGTGCTTTACTGCAATGATGGTGATTGGGTCGAAAGTTGCACCGCCTTGGTCGAACATTTCGACGGGCGGCTCGAAATTCTTCATTGGGCCGAAATGCGTCAATTGTTCGGCTGGCACCCCGGCCGCCAGCCCGTCGCTTCCACCGCTAACTTAATGGCCCGATAA
- a CDS encoding AEC family transporter, whose product MVGPIVLALLPVMLLIALGKLLRGRVFTADVFWRETERLGYYLLLPGLIVHTLATANWGNAPVGRLMLTLTLSTILVALLLVALRRWMPVSDAAFSSVFQGGVRFNNYVGLPAAAALYGPEGLALGALASAAIVPTANILCVLMFARYGHARPNFRGVLLQLARNPLLVASLIGLFLNLSGLGLPPGIEPVLKALGQASLPIGLLCVGAALTFASPKTLLAPTLLSMAAKFALLPLTAVGLGLALGLTGPSAGIVLLYQTLPTASASYILARQMGGDAPLMAVIISAQTVLAAAVLPLVLAFGKASLGM is encoded by the coding sequence ATGGTTGGACCGATCGTGTTGGCACTGCTGCCCGTCATGCTGCTGATCGCTTTGGGGAAGCTGCTGCGCGGCCGGGTGTTTACGGCGGATGTGTTTTGGCGGGAAACCGAGCGGCTGGGTTATTATCTGCTTCTGCCGGGGCTGATCGTCCATACGCTGGCAACCGCCAATTGGGGCAATGCCCCGGTCGGGCGGTTGATGCTCACCCTCACGCTCTCCACGATCCTGGTTGCCCTGCTGCTGGTGGCGCTGCGGCGCTGGATGCCGGTCAGCGATGCCGCTTTTTCCTCTGTTTTTCAGGGCGGGGTGCGGTTCAACAATTACGTCGGCCTGCCCGCCGCCGCCGCGCTCTATGGGCCGGAGGGGCTGGCGTTGGGGGCGCTGGCCTCCGCCGCTATCGTCCCAACCGCGAATATCCTCTGCGTGCTGATGTTCGCCCGCTACGGCCACGCCCGCCCCAATTTTCGCGGCGTGCTGCTGCAATTGGCAAGAAACCCGCTGCTGGTCGCCAGCCTGATCGGGCTTTTTCTCAACCTCTCCGGCCTCGGGCTGCCGCCGGGGATCGAGCCGGTGCTGAAGGCCCTCGGGCAAGCATCGCTGCCCATCGGCTTGCTGTGCGTCGGGGCGGCGCTGACCTTTGCGTCCCCGAAAACCCTATTGGCGCCGACGCTGCTGTCCATGGCGGCGAAATTCGCCCTGCTGCCGCTTACCGCCGTAGGTCTTGGACTGGCGCTCGGGCTGACCGGCCCCTCGGCGGGGATCGTGCTGCTGTATCAAACGCTGCCCACCGCCTCCGCCTCCTATATCCTCGCTCGTCAGATGGGCGGCGATGCGCCGCTGATGGCGGTGATCATTTCCGCCCAGACGGTGCTGGCCGCTGCCGTGCTGCCGCTGGTTCTGGCATTTGGGAAGGCGTCGCTGGGGATGTAG
- a CDS encoding inositol monophosphatase family protein, with protein MMARSAIITVMTKAAEKAAIRLVRDFGEVEKLQVSRKGVADFVSQADLKAEETLRAELEKARPGYGFLLEEGGEVKGDGVNRWIIDPLDGTVNFLHGIPHFSISLALEREGEIIAGVILDPVKHELFHAEKGGGAFLNDFRLRVSARRDLPTAVVGCWLPVAGSSGHEKILKQVSAVMPQTGGIRCFGGAALNLAYVAAGRLDGYWEEGLKPWDMAAGMLMVKEAGGYVSDITGGTRMMATSSVVAANDQLHHKLGQLLRKATPPAVKAAPKPEAAAEDPTKA; from the coding sequence ATCATGGCGCGGTCGGCCATCATTACGGTTATGACCAAGGCGGCGGAAAAGGCTGCCATTCGTCTGGTGCGTGATTTCGGGGAAGTCGAAAAACTACAGGTCAGCCGGAAGGGCGTGGCCGATTTCGTTTCCCAGGCCGACCTGAAGGCGGAAGAAACCCTGCGCGCCGAGCTGGAAAAGGCCCGCCCGGGCTATGGTTTCCTGCTGGAAGAAGGCGGCGAGGTGAAGGGCGACGGCGTGAACCGTTGGATCATCGATCCGCTCGACGGTACCGTGAACTTCCTGCACGGCATTCCGCATTTCTCCATCTCCCTTGCGCTAGAGCGCGAGGGGGAGATTATCGCGGGCGTCATCCTCGACCCAGTGAAGCACGAGCTGTTCCATGCCGAAAAGGGCGGTGGGGCCTTCCTCAATGATTTCCGCCTGCGCGTCTCCGCCCGCCGCGACCTGCCGACCGCCGTGGTTGGCTGCTGGTTGCCGGTGGCCGGGTCGTCGGGCCACGAGAAAATCTTGAAGCAGGTTTCCGCCGTCATGCCACAGACCGGTGGGATTCGCTGCTTCGGTGGCGCGGCGCTGAACCTCGCCTATGTGGCGGCGGGGCGCCTCGACGGCTATTGGGAAGAAGGGCTGAAGCCCTGGGATATGGCCGCTGGGATGCTGATGGTGAAGGAAGCCGGGGGCTATGTCTCCGACATTACCGGCGGCACCCGGATGATGGCGACCAGCAGCGTCGTTGCCGCCAATGATCAGCTTCACCATAAGCTCGGCCAATTGTTGCGGAAAGCGACCCCGCCGGCTGTCAAAGCCGCCCCGAAACCCGAGGCTGCCGCTGAAGATCCGACCAAAGCCTAA
- a CDS encoding glycerate kinase type-2 family protein yields MTSLPPRDLLRRLFDAAVTAAQPAEALARFLPPPPKGRTIVVGAGKAAAEMAAALEGIWPGPLTGLVVTRYGHSAPTRFIEVVEAAHPVPDAAGQVAAQRLLDLAATAGPDDLILALVSGGGSALLALPPDGVSLPEIQALYRALLASGADIAQMNRVRKHVSRILGGRLAAAAPRTPMVSLVISDVPGDEPGVIASGPTVPDVSNRAEAQAILTAYGIDPGPALTDWLAAPAADTPAPDSPAFANKRVHVIASPLHSLRAAEAAATALGLPALVLGDAIEGEAREVAKVHAGIARSIRQHGLPLTPPCVILSGGETTVTVRAKGGRGGRNAEFALGLAHALKGLDGVYALAADTDGIDGTEDNAGAFVTPETLARARAATLSAADFLARNDSYSFFQALGDLLITGPTRTNVNDFRALLIL; encoded by the coding sequence ATGACGTCCCTACCCCCGCGCGATCTGCTCCGCCGCCTGTTCGATGCCGCCGTCACCGCTGCCCAACCGGCAGAAGCCCTCGCGCGCTTTCTGCCGCCACCGCCGAAAGGCCGCACGATTGTCGTCGGGGCCGGGAAAGCCGCTGCCGAAATGGCCGCCGCACTGGAAGGGATTTGGCCCGGTCCGCTGACCGGGCTGGTCGTTACCCGCTACGGCCATAGCGCGCCGACGCGGTTTATCGAGGTAGTCGAGGCCGCTCACCCAGTGCCGGATGCTGCTGGGCAGGTTGCGGCGCAACGGTTGCTCGACCTTGCCGCCACTGCCGGGCCGGATGATCTCATCTTGGCACTGGTCTCCGGCGGCGGGTCTGCCCTGCTCGCCTTACCGCCGGATGGGGTGAGCCTACCCGAAATTCAGGCGCTCTACCGCGCTTTGCTGGCGTCGGGCGCTGATATCGCCCAGATGAACCGGGTGCGCAAGCATGTCTCGCGCATTCTCGGCGGACGGCTGGCCGCCGCCGCCCCACGCACACCGATGGTCAGCTTAGTGATTTCTGACGTGCCGGGAGACGAGCCGGGGGTGATTGCCTCTGGCCCAACGGTGCCCGATGTGTCGAACCGGGCGGAAGCGCAAGCGATCCTGACCGCCTACGGCATCGACCCCGGCCCGGCGCTGACCGACTGGCTCGCCGCCCCCGCCGCCGATACGCCCGCGCCCGATAGTCCTGCTTTCGCAAACAAGCGGGTGCATGTCATCGCCAGCCCGCTGCACAGCCTGCGCGCCGCCGAAGCCGCCGCCACGGCGCTCGGCCTGCCGGCGTTGGTCTTGGGCGATGCGATTGAAGGCGAAGCGCGGGAGGTGGCGAAGGTCCACGCCGGAATTGCCCGGTCGATCCGTCAGCACGGTCTGCCGCTAACGCCGCCGTGCGTCATCCTGTCGGGCGGCGAAACCACCGTCACGGTGCGAGCCAAGGGCGGGCGCGGCGGGCGCAATGCCGAATTCGCCCTGGGTCTCGCCCACGCCCTGAAAGGCCTTGATGGGGTCTATGCCCTAGCCGCCGATACCGATGGGATCGACGGGACGGAGGATAACGCCGGGGCCTTCGTAACGCCGGAGACATTGGCCCGCGCCCGCGCCGCCACCCTATCAGCAGCCGATTTCCTGGCGCGCAACGATAGCTACAGCTTCTTCCAAGCCTTGGGCGATCTGCTGATCACCGGCCCAACGCGCACCAATGTGAATGATTTCCGCGCGCTGCTGATCCTGTGA
- a CDS encoding rubrerythrin family protein, whose amino-acid sequence MSSLRGTKTEANLKAAFATESQANRRYLYFAQQADIEGYNDVAAVFRSTAEGETGHAHGHLEFLEAVGDPITGLPIGSTENNLRSAIASETYEHSEMYPSMAKMARDEGFEEIAQWFETLAKAEKSHAGRFQKALETMG is encoded by the coding sequence ATGTCCAGCTTACGCGGCACTAAGACCGAAGCCAATCTGAAGGCGGCTTTCGCAACCGAAAGCCAGGCCAACCGCCGCTATCTCTATTTCGCCCAGCAGGCCGATATCGAAGGCTATAACGATGTCGCCGCCGTCTTCCGCTCGACGGCGGAAGGGGAAACCGGCCATGCGCACGGGCATCTTGAGTTTCTCGAGGCCGTGGGCGACCCGATCACCGGCCTGCCCATCGGCTCGACGGAGAATAACCTGCGCTCGGCCATCGCTAGCGAAACCTATGAGCATAGCGAAATGTACCCATCGATGGCCAAAATGGCGCGCGACGAGGGGTTTGAGGAAATCGCCCAATGGTTCGAAACCCTGGCGAAGGCCGAGAAATCCCACGCCGGGCGCTTCCAGAAAGCCCTAGAGACGATGGGCTGA
- a CDS encoding heavy-metal-associated domain-containing protein translates to MDLVLKDMTCGGCAKAVTRIVTKLDPEAKVEIDLPTQKVAILSQLPEADVRLALSRGGFPPA, encoded by the coding sequence ATGGACCTAGTATTGAAAGATATGACCTGCGGCGGCTGCGCTAAGGCCGTCACGCGCATCGTCACCAAGCTCGACCCCGAGGCAAAGGTGGAGATTGATTTGCCGACCCAGAAGGTCGCCATCCTCAGTCAACTGCCGGAAGCCGATGTGCGGCTGGCGCTCAGCCGCGGCGGATTTCCACCCGCATAA
- a CDS encoding heavy metal translocating P-type ATPase produces MTAPMTLAISGMTCASCVGRVERALQAVPGVAQAAVNLATERAEVRAAPGVTLAALVEAVDSAGFEAAPLLDRAPPEDLSAKRRAEAADLRRDAVRAAILSVPVIVLGMGAHVIPAFHHWLMATLGLGWNAALQGALTLLVMLGPGRRIYRIGFTTLRHAAPDMNALVAVGTLAAFGFSALVALAPGLIPEAAAHLYFEAAATIITLVLVGRSLEARAKGRASDAIAKLVGLTPKTARVRTASGVEERPVASLALGAQIEVRPGERVPVDGIVREGTSLIDESMLTGEPLPVAKHLGDRITGGTVNQSGALVIEAVAVGADTVLAQIVRSVEAAQGGKLPIQALADQVARWFVPAILTIALLTFAGTLALGGGLTAALVNAVAVLIVACPCALGLATPAAIMVGIGRGAQLGLLVRRGEALQQMTDTKLVAFDKTGTLTQGKPVLTDLILQPGFRRDQILAAAAAVEAQSEHPLARAIVVAADGLTLPPVAGVTAHPGRGVVGLVAGATVLLGTEAFLVAEGIDPSPLSGEAANLSAAGKGVLFIAHGGQLAGLVAVADPIKPGAAAALAALKADGLALAMITGDREATARAIAAELGIDTVIAGVLPTGKTAALQRLRADHGPVIFVGDGINDAPALAEADVGLALGTGTDIAIDSADLVLMGGALAGVPVALRLARATLRTIRQNLFWAFAYNVALIPLAALGYLSPMLAAGAMAGSSLFVLGNALRLRRFSA; encoded by the coding sequence ATGACGGCCCCCATGACATTAGCGATTTCGGGCATGACCTGCGCGTCCTGCGTTGGGCGGGTCGAGCGGGCCTTGCAAGCGGTTCCGGGCGTAGCCCAGGCGGCGGTCAACCTTGCCACCGAACGGGCGGAGGTGCGGGCGGCGCCTGGGGTGACGCTGGCGGCCTTGGTCGAGGCGGTCGATAGTGCGGGGTTCGAAGCGGCGCCGCTCCTTGACCGCGCCCCGCCGGAAGACCTGAGCGCCAAGCGCCGTGCCGAAGCGGCGGACCTGCGGCGCGATGCCGTCCGCGCGGCGATCCTATCGGTGCCGGTCATTGTGCTGGGGATGGGCGCCCATGTGATCCCGGCCTTTCATCATTGGCTGATGGCGACGCTCGGGCTGGGCTGGAACGCCGCGCTGCAAGGGGCGCTGACGCTGTTGGTGATGTTGGGGCCGGGGCGGCGGATTTATCGCATTGGTTTTACCACCCTGCGCCATGCCGCGCCGGATATGAATGCGCTCGTTGCTGTCGGCACATTGGCCGCCTTTGGCTTTTCCGCCCTCGTTGCCCTGGCGCCGGGGCTGATCCCCGAAGCGGCGGCGCATCTCTATTTCGAAGCGGCGGCGACGATCATCACCTTGGTGCTGGTCGGGCGGTCGCTGGAAGCGCGCGCCAAGGGCCGGGCCAGCGACGCCATCGCCAAACTGGTCGGCCTGACCCCGAAAACCGCGCGGGTGCGCACCGCTTCTGGCGTCGAAGAACGGCCCGTCGCCAGCCTCGCGCTTGGGGCGCAGATTGAGGTGCGGCCCGGCGAGCGGGTGCCGGTCGATGGCATTGTTCGCGAGGGCACCAGCCTGATCGACGAATCGATGCTGACCGGCGAACCGTTGCCGGTGGCCAAACACCTCGGCGACCGCATCACCGGCGGCACCGTCAATCAATCCGGCGCCCTGGTGATTGAAGCGGTGGCGGTCGGGGCGGATACGGTGCTGGCCCAGATCGTTCGGTCGGTCGAAGCGGCGCAGGGCGGCAAACTGCCGATCCAGGCTTTGGCCGATCAGGTGGCGCGTTGGTTCGTTCCGGCGATCCTGACGATTGCGCTGCTGACCTTCGCGGGCACGCTCGCGCTGGGCGGCGGGTTAACCGCGGCGCTGGTAAACGCGGTGGCGGTGCTGATTGTCGCCTGCCCTTGCGCCCTGGGCCTCGCGACCCCCGCAGCGATCATGGTCGGCATCGGGCGCGGCGCGCAACTCGGGCTGCTGGTCCGGCGCGGCGAAGCCTTGCAGCAAATGACCGACACCAAACTGGTCGCCTTCGATAAAACCGGCACCCTGACCCAGGGTAAGCCCGTGCTGACCGATTTGATCCTGCAACCGGGCTTCCGGCGCGATCAGATTTTGGCGGCGGCAGCGGCGGTCGAAGCCCAGTCGGAACATCCGCTGGCCCGGGCGATTGTGGTTGCGGCGGACGGGCTAACCCTGCCCCCGGTCGCCGGTGTCACGGCCCATCCTGGGCGCGGGGTCGTCGGCCTCGTGGCGGGCGCGACGGTTTTGCTCGGGACCGAGGCGTTTCTGGTCGCAGAAGGCATTGATCCGTCGCCGCTGAGCGGGGAGGCGGCCAACTTGAGCGCGGCGGGCAAGGGCGTGCTGTTCATCGCCCACGGCGGGCAATTGGCCGGGCTGGTCGCGGTCGCCGATCCGATCAAGCCGGGCGCAGCGGCGGCTTTGGCCGCGTTGAAGGCCGACGGCTTGGCGCTCGCCATGATCACCGGCGACCGGGAGGCGACGGCGCGGGCGATTGCGGCAGAGCTTGGCATCGACACGGTGATTGCCGGGGTCTTGCCGACCGGCAAAACGGCGGCCTTGCAACGCCTGCGCGCCGATCATGGGCCGGTGATCTTTGTTGGCGATGGCATCAACGACGCGCCCGCATTGGCCGAGGCGGATGTCGGCCTTGCCTTGGGGACGGGGACGGATATTGCCATCGACTCCGCCGATCTGGTGCTGATGGGCGGCGCGCTGGCCGGGGTACCGGTAGCGCTGCGGCTGGCGCGGGCAACCCTGCGGACGATCCGGCAGAACTTGTTTTGGGCCTTCGCCTATAATGTCGCGCTGATCCCCTTGGCGGCCCTCGGCTATCTGTCGCCGATGCTGGCGGCGGGGGCGATGGCGGGATCGAGCCTGTTCGTATTAGGCAATGCTCTGCGGTTACGGAGGTTTTCGGCATGA
- the irrA gene encoding iron response transcriptional regulator IrrA, which yields MAANPAEAALIERLRTVGLRPTRQRLALGGLLFHGEDRHVTAEQLHGEALTAGIRVSVATVYNTLHQFTEAGLLREVVVEAGRCYFDTNTSEHFHFFFEDDARLMDIHGPSANVLADAIPGLPDAPDGTRVERVDVIIRLKRA from the coding sequence ATGGCCGCCAACCCCGCCGAAGCCGCGCTGATCGAACGGCTGCGCACGGTTGGCCTGCGCCCGACGCGGCAGCGGTTGGCCCTCGGCGGGTTGCTGTTCCACGGTGAGGATCGGCACGTGACGGCGGAGCAATTGCACGGCGAGGCGCTAACGGCGGGCATCCGCGTGTCTGTCGCTACCGTCTATAATACGCTGCACCAGTTTACCGAAGCGGGGCTGCTGCGCGAAGTGGTGGTCGAAGCCGGGCGCTGCTATTTCGATACCAATACCAGCGAACATTTTCACTTCTTCTTCGAAGATGATGCGCGCCTGATGGATATCCACGGCCCCAGCGCCAATGTGCTGGCCGATGCCATTCCCGGCCTACCCGATGCGCCAGACGGCACGCGGGTGGAACGGGTGGATGTGATTATCCGGCTGAAGCGGGCTTAA
- a CDS encoding diacylglycerol/lipid kinase family protein has protein sequence MDGSVLEASPLSATRNRPLRIIVNPTAGQARGARLKRSLDRLTAAGTQWDIVETQARGDAEALARALAEAGEVGAIIAAGGDGTINEAINGVMAAQRHGAPVPPFGLLPLGTANVLAGELGIDTPETAAAALLSGQTRKIALGLCETPDGARRYFSMMAGVGFDAHVVAGIDPALKRRFGKGAYVWQTLKEWLALKPARYTLGDGRDASSLILANGHFYAGRFTVAPEANLDDPALIAARFTKGGRLATALYAAALPFGLLPHLPSVKRERITHVSVNGPAGEPVQADGDTIATLPVTFTLAPERLTIFAAPRARA, from the coding sequence ATGGATGGCAGCGTTTTGGAAGCCTCCCCTCTCTCTGCGACCCGCAATCGCCCCTTGCGGATTATCGTCAATCCGACAGCGGGCCAGGCGCGCGGCGCGCGGCTGAAACGGTCGCTGGATCGGCTGACCGCCGCCGGAACCCAGTGGGATATCGTCGAAACCCAAGCGCGCGGCGATGCCGAGGCCCTGGCCCGCGCCCTGGCCGAGGCCGGGGAGGTCGGGGCGATTATCGCGGCGGGCGGCGACGGGACGATCAATGAAGCGATCAACGGCGTGATGGCGGCGCAACGCCACGGCGCCCCCGTGCCGCCCTTCGGCCTTCTACCGCTCGGCACCGCCAATGTGCTGGCGGGTGAGCTTGGTATCGACACGCCGGAAACGGCAGCGGCAGCGTTGCTCTCGGGCCAGACGCGCAAAATCGCCCTCGGCCTCTGCGAAACCCCGGATGGGGCGCGCCGCTATTTTTCGATGATGGCGGGCGTTGGGTTTGATGCCCATGTGGTCGCCGGGATCGATCCGGCGCTTAAACGCCGCTTCGGCAAGGGCGCTTATGTGTGGCAGACGCTGAAAGAATGGCTGGCGTTGAAACCCGCGCGCTACACGCTGGGCGACGGGCGGGATGCTAGCTCTCTCATTCTCGCCAATGGGCATTTTTACGCCGGGCGCTTTACCGTTGCGCCCGAAGCCAACCTCGATGATCCGGCACTGATTGCGGCGCGCTTTACAAAGGGGGGTCGCCTCGCCACCGCGCTTTACGCCGCCGCCCTGCCGTTTGGGCTGCTGCCACATTTACCCAGTGTGAAGCGCGAGCGCATCACGCACGTGTCGGTCAATGGCCCTGCGGGCGAACCGGTGCAGGCCGATGGCGATACCATCGCCACCCTGCCCGTGACCTTTACATTAGCGCCGGAACGGCTGACGATCTTCGCCGCGCCCCGCGCCCGGGCATAG
- a CDS encoding glycosyltransferase family 4 protein, with protein MRIAIVTDAWFPQVNGVVRTLDTVRRELESEGHVVEVIGPDRFRTIPCPTYPEIRLALFPTKRLAALLDAFQPDALHLPTEGPLGMAGKKLAKKRRWPFTTSFHTKFPEYLHARTGIPAAWSYAFLRRFHNAADRVMVATPSLEAELSQRGFRNIVRFSRGADLELFRPREPLPLDLPKPVFAYVGRVAVEKNIGAFLALDLPGSKLIVGDGPQREELQKQFPAAHFIGAKHGEELARAYSAADVFVFPSRTDTFGLVVLEALACGVPVAAYPVTGPRDILSEADQPVGALSEDLRDAALAALKVDRAACREHALRYSWPAAARQFLDALALIREEARA; from the coding sequence ATGCGCATTGCGATTGTGACCGACGCCTGGTTTCCCCAGGTCAACGGGGTTGTGCGGACGCTCGATACGGTCCGCCGCGAGCTTGAAAGCGAAGGCCATGTGGTGGAGGTGATCGGCCCTGACCGCTTCCGCACCATTCCTTGCCCGACCTACCCGGAAATCCGCCTCGCGCTGTTTCCGACGAAGCGACTGGCGGCGTTGCTGGATGCGTTTCAGCCCGACGCCCTGCACTTGCCGACCGAAGGCCCCTTGGGCATGGCGGGTAAAAAGCTGGCAAAGAAGCGCCGTTGGCCCTTCACCACATCGTTCCATACGAAGTTCCCCGAGTATCTGCACGCGCGCACCGGCATTCCGGCGGCCTGGAGCTATGCGTTCCTGCGCCGCTTCCATAATGCTGCCGATCGGGTGATGGTCGCGACGCCGAGCCTTGAGGCGGAACTTAGCCAGCGCGGCTTTCGCAATATCGTGCGCTTTTCGCGCGGGGCCGATCTCGAGCTGTTTCGCCCGCGCGAACCGCTGCCGCTCGATCTGCCGAAGCCAGTTTTCGCCTATGTTGGGCGGGTTGCGGTGGAAAAGAATATCGGCGCCTTTCTGGCACTCGATCTACCGGGCTCGAAGCTGATCGTTGGCGATGGGCCGCAGCGGGAAGAACTGCAAAAACAGTTTCCCGCCGCCCATTTCATCGGCGCCAAACATGGGGAAGAGTTGGCGCGCGCTTATTCCGCCGCCGATGTTTTCGTGTTTCCCAGCCGGACCGATACGTTCGGCCTCGTCGTGCTGGAAGCCTTGGCCTGCGGTGTGCCGGTGGCGGCCTATCCGGTAACGGGGCCGCGCGATATTCTGAGCGAGGCCGATCAGCCCGTGGGCGCCCTGAGCGAAGACCTGCGGGACGCTGCTCTCGCGGCCCTTAAAGTCGATCGTGCGGCCTGCCGGGAGCATGCGCTGCGCTACTCCTGGCCCGCCGCCGCCCGCCAGTTCCTTGATGCGTTGGCGCTGATCCGGGAGGAAGCGCGGGCATAG